In Anaerolineales bacterium, one DNA window encodes the following:
- a CDS encoding sigma-70 family RNA polymerase sigma factor: MSIDDLSTQFPTFQRELKSFLLRITASMQDAEDIVQETYLKAQLKSDTFNGESSLKTWVFSIASNLAKDLLRSQKRWPETVTDICREESLGNHEFFQEAMHIRQTSPQGQFEIKEHIAFCFTCISKSLPLEGHLVILLKEVYDFKVKEIAQILQLSEAMAKYHLHASRTKMMDIFDHRCSLINKEGICHQCTELNGIFNPKQKTQEELIKLELVREAEHRSRDELLDLRMNILRELDPFTSGAAELQLHHLEHNRQVMAKYLEENA, encoded by the coding sequence ATGTCCATCGACGACCTCTCCACCCAATTCCCAACTTTTCAACGGGAACTAAAATCCTTCCTGTTGCGCATCACCGCAAGCATGCAGGATGCCGAGGATATCGTTCAAGAAACCTATCTCAAAGCCCAATTGAAATCTGACACGTTCAATGGCGAGTCGTCGTTGAAAACGTGGGTATTCAGCATTGCATCCAATCTTGCCAAGGATTTGCTTCGTTCACAAAAACGCTGGCCCGAAACTGTGACCGATATTTGCAGGGAAGAATCCCTGGGCAACCACGAATTCTTTCAAGAAGCCATGCACATTCGGCAAACGTCACCGCAGGGACAATTTGAAATCAAGGAACACATCGCTTTCTGTTTTACATGCATCTCCAAGTCGCTTCCGCTGGAGGGACATCTCGTCATTTTGCTAAAAGAGGTTTATGACTTCAAGGTCAAGGAGATCGCGCAGATACTGCAACTCTCCGAAGCCATGGCAAAATATCACCTGCACGCCAGCCGAACCAAGATGATGGACATTTTCGATCATCGTTGTTCACTCATCAACAAAGAGGGCATTTGCCACCAGTGCACCGAGTTGAACGGCATCTTCAACCCAAAGCAAAAAACTCAGGAAGAATTGATCAAACTTGAATTGGTGAGGGAAGCAGAACATCGAAGCCGGGACGAACTGCTCGACTTGCGGATGAATATCCTGCGTGAACTCGATCCGTTCACTTCTGGTGCGGCGGAACTGCAACTGCACCACCTTGAGCACAACCGCCAGGTGATGGCGAAATACCTCGAAGAAAACGCTTAA